In the genome of Mycoplasma nasistruthionis, the window TTAATGAGTTATCAATTGCATATTCTTTAGCTAAATCTTGAACTAATTGTGAAGATTGATTAGCTCTTTCATTGTAGAATGCAATTTGTTTTGATAGTTTTAAAATGTTGATTAAAGTAATGTTTTTCTTTGATTCAACAATTTTTAAAATTTTGTCTAAACTTTCTGACCTAGACTTAATTTTCTTGATATTCATTTTGTTTTAGTGTTTCTGGTCCAAAGAAAATTTCATAAGCTTTTGAGCTAGCATCATATAAAACAACTACATTTGGTAAAACTTCAACTAAATAGCCATCTTCTAAGTATTGATTGATTTTTTGATTGTATTTTGTTAATAATTCTTGTAATTCTGGATTATCTGAATAGCTAAAATCAAAAGTTAATACATTGTGTGGTTGATTTGCGGTTGAATATACTGCTGGAATTAATCTTGTTAGAGAAAATTCTTGATCCCTTGTTCATCCAACAGTAAAATTAGAAAATTTAACTTGATTGTAATTTCTAAAGTATGAATCTCTTTCATTAATAATTTGATTTAATGTTGAGCTTTTCTTTGAAATGTTGTTGTCTAATAAAAATTGATTTTCTAAAACATAATAAGGAATAAAATCTTCTTCTTTTTTATTATCAAAGTAGTCATTAAATAAATCACTTTGATAAGTTTTTTCTTTTTCTTTTCTTTGTAAAAGTTCGTTTAACTCTTGTCTTTTTTCAAAGAAAGTTTTAATACTACTGAACTTCATTGTTTACACTCCTTTTTTGTTTTTTATAATCAATAAATATAATTTGGCTTGCTGAATAAATTCATTTGATAATTTGGTATCCTAAAGCAATTGATGAAAATGTAATTGAACAAATTAGGAAAATATCAACAAATTTAAATGAGAATAATATTGCTTTTAGTGAGAAGTTTCCTTCTTTAATTAAATTAGCATTAATTACTTCAAAAAAGATTGCAAATGCTAATGAAACTAAAACAGAAACATAATAAATGTTTGTTGTAAATTTAAATTTATTAATGTAGATTTTTCAAACAACTAATGCTCATAAAGTTCCTAGAGAATTTGTTAATAAAATCACATATCCGCTGAAGTTATCATCATAACTAAATCTGAAAGTTAGTGCTAAAACGTTTAATAATAAAATAACTCCTGCAAAAATAAATCTTTGATATTGAGAGTTTATTTTTTTACCGTAGTAATGAATAATTAATGTAAACACTACTAACATTAGTAAAGAAAGAACTAAGTTAATTACTCAATATGTAACGTTAATGGTAATATCTGATTCGTTGTTTAATTGTGAATATTTCGAATTAATTAAGAACGTATTAATTAACATTCAAAATACAAAGATACTTGCAACATAAACTGTGTATTGAAATAATGATTTTGCAAATGTTTTTAGCCCTAAGTAGTCTTTGTTTGAAATTATTACAACTACTAATTGTGCATAAATATAACTTACTAATAAAATTGAAAATACTATTCAAATTAAAGCACCTAAACTTGATTGAGTTTGTAAGTATTGTTTAACGAAGTTTCTAGTGCTGTTTGCGCTTGTAAATAAGTTTTCATTTAGATTGAAAACTGATCCTTCTGGTAAAGGCCTTGTTGGCTTGATTTGTGTAGCAAATAGAGCTACCAAAATAAATAAACTTGCAAAAATAATAAATTTAACTGTATTTGTAAAAATCAAGTGAATTAGTAAAGATTTGTAATTAGGATTGGCTTTTTTATATTCAAAGAAATTAACCGCTGAATAAACTGAGTTAATAGCCAGGAATATTAAAAATGGAAATGAACGATAAATTAATCATTTGGTGTTTTCATAACCGACTTTATTAACATTAAAAGCAAGTAGTAATATGAAGCTTACAATTGAAACTAATAAATAAGCTACATAAAATGGTAAATATTGCCTTGGTGAGGTGTTTTTAGTGTTTAAATTCCTATGGTTTCAAAATGATGAAAGCAATCCAGCTAACATTAAGATGATGAAACTATATATAAAAATAAAGTTATTTCCTTGTTTTGATGGTTCAGAAACATCAAATAAATTTTTATAACCTAAAGCTGAATCGGCATTTCCAATTAACTTACCAAATAAAAATAAACTGATAGTTAATAAAATACCTGTAACAGCAAAGTTTACTGCATTAAAAATTCATTTTTCATATTTCTGTTTTTTTCTTTGTTCTATTGTCACTGTATTCCTTTCTTTTATCTGTTTTTAATTTGAACACTGCCACCTAGCCTGTTTCCAAAAGTACCTCAAGCTTGTGTTCCTTCTATAAATTCTTTAGCTCTTTGCGAATCTACAATGACTCTCCTAAAGGTGTTGGCACCTGCTTCAAATAAACCATATAAATGAATTCCAAAGTTGTCTCCGATTTCATTCGGATCACCTGATAAATATAATGTGTCAGTTGAATCATTGTCAAAATCTAATTGAGCTCTTTCAGGACCATCAACAACAAGTGCTTTGAATTGTCCTGGAACAATTTCTTTCATTGGCAATTCTCAAATTTCATCATCTGAGTGTAATGTTAGTCCTCTGAAAACTCTTTCATATAAGTTCAGACCTTTAAATGATTTAATATCAGGGTTTAAACTAAAGTCAACATATCTAGGTCATGAACCATCTCCTCAAGTACCATTAAAGATTCTGAAGTCTGCTTTTTTGTGTAAAACAATGTCAAAACCATCAACAATATCTTGGAAGGTTCTATATTTTGAAGGTCTAATAGTGTCAAAAATAATTGACTCAGCTACGGGTTCATTTGATCTACCTTCAAAGGTTAATAATGTACGACCTGTAGCATGAACGAATTTAGTGTTTTTAAATGTAATAGGGTCAATTCCTCAACGTTTTGCACCAAATACGTCGTTGTTAGGCAAGGTTGTGTATAAACCTGCACTTTCTAAAACTTTATCCTTTAGTCCAGCTGAAGCAGATGTATCTCTAGTTGAGAAAAATAACTCAACAGCAGCAATTCCTGAAGGAAGTTGTTCTAATAAGTTTCTTAAATCTTCATTTTTAGTTGTCTTACCAATGTTTGTAACCCTTACAGTTGTAACTTCTGGGTGATCTTGTAAGAATTTTAAAAATTTGACATAACCTTTTTTGTTTGAAGCATCAACTTCTAGCATTGACCTTGGAGTTTTATTCTTTTGAGCAAATTTATTATTTTCGTCAGGTCTATATGCTCAAACTCTTAATCCGTCATCATTTGTGACCCTTCTACCATCTGGTGTATATGTAACTTTGTATCTTTCTCTTGACGGAACTAATTCAGGGTATTGATCTGATTGATCATATTTTCCTCAACCTCTGTAACGACCTTCTAAAATCTCTTGTGGATTTCTTTCTCATTCTTCATCATTACCAAAGATATGTTGTTTATTGTATGAAATATATCTTGATAAAACAGGGTTGTCTTCTTTGTTTAAATATCCATAAATCGGACCTGTATTACATCCTCATGGTGAACATGTTGTTTCAAAAATCGGAATACGTCCAGCTGCTAGTTCAGATTCAAAAGCTGCAGCCGCTGCATTTGCAGCCATTCTGAAATGTTCTCTTAATTCTTCTTTTGAGATTTCACGACCTAGTTTTCATTGACCTGTTAAATATCTAACTAATTGTTCAACATGAATTGGACTTTCTTCATATTTTTCACGATAAATATCTTTTAAATTTTC includes:
- a CDS encoding MSC_0623 family F1-like ATPase-associated protein encodes the protein MKFSSIKTFFEKRQELNELLQRKEKEKTYQSDLFNDYFDNKKEEDFIPYYVLENQFLLDNNISKKSSTLNQIINERDSYFRNYNQVKFSNFTVGWTRDQEFSLTRLIPAVYSTANQPHNVLTFDFSYSDNPELQELLTKYNQKINQYLEDGYLVEVLPNVVVLYDASSKAYEIFFGPETLKQNEYQEN
- a CDS encoding MSC_0624 family F1-like ATPase-associated membrane protein — protein: MTIEQRKKQKYEKWIFNAVNFAVTGILLTISLFLFGKLIGNADSALGYKNLFDVSEPSKQGNNFIFIYSFIILMLAGLLSSFWNHRNLNTKNTSPRQYLPFYVAYLLVSIVSFILLLAFNVNKVGYENTKWLIYRSFPFLIFLAINSVYSAVNFFEYKKANPNYKSLLIHLIFTNTVKFIIFASLFILVALFATQIKPTRPLPEGSVFNLNENLFTSANSTRNFVKQYLQTQSSLGALIWIVFSILLVSYIYAQLVVVIISNKDYLGLKTFAKSLFQYTVYVASIFVFWMLINTFLINSKYSQLNNESDITINVTYWVINLVLSLLMLVVFTLIIHYYGKKINSQYQRFIFAGVILLLNVLALTFRFSYDDNFSGYVILLTNSLGTLWALVVWKIYINKFKFTTNIYYVSVLVSLAFAIFFEVINANLIKEGNFSLKAILFSFKFVDIFLICSITFSSIALGYQIIKWIYSASQIIFIDYKKQKRSVNNEVQ